In the genome of Notamacropus eugenii isolate mMacEug1 chromosome 7, mMacEug1.pri_v2, whole genome shotgun sequence, the window TTCTCACTTCATTCCGTTCATGTGTGAGAGAGAGGGTGGATGTTTGAACAAGCTCCTCAGAATCCAACTCAGGGCACATTTGGGTTGGCACTGCTTCCAGATCTGGGAGAGAGGAAAGTCTCTCCTAAAACATGCTTCCTTGtattacaggattgttgtgaggaaagtactttttaaaccttaagTTGCAGGGTTCTATCTGTTCTCTCCAATATAGGTGATTTCATATGTGAGTTATATATGATTataaacacatgtacatatgtgcacatttctatataaaatatatatacatatacagacatggGAATGTATCTTTACACATTGTTGTACCTGCGTGGGGACCTCCAGCCTTGCTTGTGACACATTTGCATTCTACAGCTGCCCTAGGCTTTGCAGGTTCATCCAGGGTTGAGGAGGgattgggaggtgggggggggggggaacaagcatttatgaagtacctatatatcaggcactgtgctgagtgctttacaaatatctcatttgaaggCACTTTCCTATATGGTCTTAAACATTCCCATTCTAAGCTTTGGGGTGTCTCATGATAGTCTTGCACCTGCCTTGACCCCTTCTCTTGGTGCCAAGCCCCTGAAAATTATATGTTCTTAACTTATCTCTGACCTGTTTCATTCCTTCACCAAGCTATTAAGAAATATTTCTATAGTGCCTGCTGTGTTGAGTGCACTATACTAGGCTCTTAGGAGAGCTGTGGAGTTTAAACACAACATGGTCTTTGCTGTCATTGAGTTTACAGTTTAATAGGGCAATAAAAGATAAACATACCAAATATTATTTCTGAGAAGTTAGAGTTCAGACCCCTGAGCTTTAGGGCCCACTCTTCCCCTGGAGAAAGACTGGCACTGGCCCACCCAGTCTGGCAGTTCTAGCTACATGTATAGGGTGGTGCTTAGTCCTCTGGCTATCCTGACTCAGTCCCTTTGCTTTGCTTTACAGATAGCAGTGGTCCCTCTAGCACTGTGTCTAGTGCTGGCCCCTCTTCCCCTACTTCAGTAGATGGTGGCTCCCATTTTGGCTTCAGTGACCGTCCTAACCTGAGTTCTCAAGTGAGTGAGGAGCATCAGAGTCATGGGCAGCCTCAGGAGATCCCTGAGGCTGGGGACAAAGAGACCACAAACATGGAGAAAGAGCCCTCCAAAATCATTCAGCCATCTCAGGAAATGCCTGTGGAGGGTGGCCAGCTGTTACAGGAAGCCCTGCCTGAAGAGGTAGTCCAGGCATCCCAAGAGGTTCTGATGAAAGTTGAGCAGCTGACTCAGGGAGTCTCTGAGGTCAACCAGCCATCTCTGGAGGGCTCTATCCAAGCTGGTCAGCCCTCTGAAGAGATTATTGTGAATATTGACCCACTTTCAAAGGAAACCTCTGAAGTTGGCTTCACATCCCAGAAGATTCCTGAGGAGGTTGACCAGCCAAGCCAGGAAGCTAGTGAGGCGATTGACCAGCCAAACCAAGAAGCTGATAAGGAGGTTGACCAGAACACGCAGGAGGCTGATGAGGAGATTGACCAGACAACCCAAGAGGGTAGTAAGGAGGTTGAGCAGCTGTCCCAGGAGGCTCCTGAGAAAGCTGACTTGTTATCTCAAGATAGTCTTGAAGAGGTTGACCAGTCAATCCAGGAGGGTACTAAGGAGGTTGATAAGCTATTTGGAAAGAATATTCTTCCAGACCAGCACCTGTCTAATGACCCAGACCAATCCCTGACCTTCAACCAGCAGTCTCCCTTCCCACCAGCACCACATGACTAAGCACTCTGCCATTCATGGTCACATTGCACCAGTCATTTGAACCAGCAGCAATTCTGCTGGCCACCTCACCTGCCAGTTACAGGCCTTGGCTCCAATCAGAGGGCTCTGAGGAAGCAACCTTTCTCCTCATTAAGAGGTGTATTATTGGGGCAAGAGCTGGACTGGTATGGAGCCAACTCTGCTAAGTGTCCCTTGGGTCTGGTTGCCTAATTCGTGTCCTCAACTCCTCAGAATAGGCCAGAGGGTTCTGGTAACTGGGAGTTGAATGAAATGTCCTTTGGTTGTTAAAGACAATTGAGGACCACCACATATAAGAGAAGGGATCCCAAGTGAGGGCTCTGGATTCTGGCTAATGCCCAGCAAAGGGTGAATAACCTCCTAAGGTCCCTTGGGCCCCATGGGCATTCAAGAGGTCTACTCAGTGTTCCTTGGGCAGGTTCAGGATGGCCAATCAaattgggagagggaaagaagatccCATTCCCCAATTAACCATCCTGGGTGTCCCCTGATACTGAAATTGGGCTATAGATATTCCCATATTATCCCCAAGTGCCCCCCTCCTATCCACCTGGACGACAGCTCTGGCATAGGATGGGTATCAGACTGCTCTAAAGATTTAAGAGTAACCACTTAAAGCTGCTTTAGGGGTATCTTGCCTTCAGGGGACCCTTGGCCACCTGCCGAGGGGTATCTTGGCTtagtgtggggggggggggcgtctGTAGTGGAGAGAATCAGGTTTTATTTTAAGCAATTGGAAGAGATCACTATTGTACAGACAGGAGCAAagatttaatatatatatatatatgtgtgtgtgtgcgtgtgtgcgtgcgcgcacgtgtatgtacgtgtgtgtgtgtgtatatacatatatatatatttctgtagtGAGGCCAGGGCTGGGCCCAAGGGGACCAAGCACTCTAGGGTCCCTATGAGGTTCATCCTTGCTTCTCTGTGTCCTTAGGACCAGGTGTGATTGTGAAGCTTTTCCCAAagatggtggggggtggggggagggaagggagataaAGTCATTTGGGTTGGGTGAGGGCAAGAACATTgtgagtgctcaataaatatgaaataatgacTTCAGTGGTGTGATGGCCTAAGTGAGCATGCTAGCATGTGTAGCTGGGTGAGTGGTAACTGGTGTAAGATTCAGTATTCTTGATAACTAGTGCAATTGGATAGAAGTGGAGTAGAAAGCAAAATGGTGGCAGCTCTTTTAGGAGATCCCTGTGGACCAGCTGACCTGGGGAAACCTGGAGGAGTTTGACTAAGGGGGTGGGGGTCAGGGAAGGGCAGGAGGAGggcaaggagggaaggagggcatGGCTATCTGAGGCACTAGAACCCTGGGTTTCTTACTAGACTTGTGGAGTCACCCTATTCTGGATCATCATCCCTGAACTTGGTTGTGAGTCTTACAGGAACATTTTGGGGAGAAGCTGTGCCCTTTTTGCTACCTCCTCCAATCCAAGTATACATACTGTTCCCAAGACAGTTGcaacttctctttctccaccCTTTGGAACCTGACCACATGCAACAGGCCCGTACAATCAGCTTTGCTGGGGACCCTACTCAGCTCCCCTTTTTATCATAGTCTGCTTACAGGTATGAATTTTTATGGTGGGATATGAACCATAGTTGATTCTGGGTCTTGTAGACAGTGAGGGGCCCTACAATTACTCTGTAAACCTAGTTATTAACCATCAGTCTCTGCTTTCTGGACTCTAAATTCCTTGCTTAGGCATCCTCCCTAAATTGTCACTGACTGCTTTTCTCACCCATGAACTCTTTGTTTTCTGTGCTTAAGCTTTCCTGCATATTCTCAGAAACCAGCAGTGGGACACAGGGACATCCCATACCTCCCCTAACACATCCATGGTCCTTTCGAAGCTTCTGGTTACCCTCGTTTGAAGCTATGGTGAATCTTATGAGATCTAAGTTCCCTTGGGAGAAGGGGCAGCAGTgggaggagcagagagagagaaacaactCCGTGGACCAAGCAGTACGTGAAGTCAACAAGAGCCTGGCCAGCCCGGGTGGGAACTGCCACAAAGTTGGTTTATTGTTAATGTTCGAGGTGGCTCCTTTACAACAGTGGGAAGATGAGCATGTGGGGGGCCAGGGAAGGGAGGGTGGGCAGGGATGAAGAGCAGAGCAGCAAGGGGAGGGTGCAAGGAAAAGAACGGATTGTGGTTTCTTCCCTTCGGGGTAGGAGCTGAGCCCATTCAACCAACTGTGTCAGGGCCTGGGCCTCACAATCTGGCAGCGGACTGGCAGGGCAACACATGGActttctgggggagggggaatatcTCTCTTTCTAAGGTGCCATGTTCAGACTATTTTGATCCTGCAGGGATGAGCTTCTCCCCTgcactccccacctcccccatcccGCTCTTCCTCTGCTATGGCTTCCACCTCCCAACTGTAATTTCTGACAACTCTGGGCTAGGGAGGAAGTAGGTATCCCCATCTCAGCTACAGGATGGCAGTAAGGTGTTGGAAATGTTGGGGGTATTGCACAATGTTGGGGTGTCAAATGTTAGGGTTCAGGCAGCGGCATTTTTTCACCCATTACACACCAGGCCAGCATAGATGGCCACATGCATAGAAGCCAAGCAGGAAAGGTTTGGGCAGTAGCATGGGAGGGAATATGCCATGGAGTCTGGGGACTTGGGAGAGCTCTGGGATTGGGCTGGTCTGGTTCCTCCCTCATCCTCTGTGCTGCCCAACAGGCCTGGCCTGGGCATTAGGCCCTTGGCATATAAATGGGATTGGAGACAAGATCCCAGCCTTTGTTGCCTACTGATGAGGAGCAGAGGCTGACAGGGGAAAGTAGAacctcccctcttgcccagttcGGCCCATTGGTCAAAAGAGCTTCAAGTTTTGGATTGAGACATTCAGATGTGAAGGAATCCTGGGAGCAGGGTAGCAGCAAGACACCCCCAAGTCCTGCCAGAATTGGAGGGTGCAAGGGGGTAGGAGACAGAGTTGTAGCTCTGGGCATTTAATTGACAGTATTATGTCCCAGgtcatataataaattataattggAAATCCTgggaggcaaaataaatacttttgagatAGGGAGGTCCCCCAGGAGTGGGGAGTGATCTTTGTTGATGCTAGAAGACAGAACTCTCCATGAGAACCCTGGGTCCTTGTACTTATTCCCACCCCTCTATTCCAGCCTTTGACAGTACTAGAAGAAAGTGAGTTACTCCAAGGTTCCCAGGCAGCAAGTGACCTTCCCCTGTCCCCACTTTGTGCCTACCCCACTTCCCTGCTCCCTTTGGTTCTGGGGAAATCCTTTGGTTCTGAGACCTCTCTCAGGCCTGTGgataaaggggaaggaggcattGTGTatagtgggggtgaggggaaaggaggaatgaTGCCTCCCACTCAACATAGCCCCCAGAACCCAAGCATCTTGTCCCATTCAGCCTCCATAGCCCCCCACTCCCAAAGGACTCAGCCTCAGCCATTCTCTGGAAAAGCTGGGGAAAGGGGtatgaaagggaggggaaagtggTCCCTTCAGAACTCGATCTTGCAGGCGGGGAAGGACTCGTCCTGCATGACCACAGTGCTGCTGCTGGCCAGGACGAGGACattcagctgctgctgctgctcgtGTGTCTGCTGGTACCATTCCCGGGTCACTTCTGTGTCATGAGTAGGGATCAAAGTTACCTGCATGGGGACAGGGTTGGGAGGAGAAACATGCCAAGGGTGATGTCTAAGAATGGATATAGGGGAAAGGATGGGGGAAATCTCTGTATCCTCCCAAATCCAGTGATTTTTCTCCCCCCCAAAGGTCCCCAGAAAGATTCAGATTATGTTTTATCTCTGCTTCAGACAGTTGATCACAACTAGGGTTTACCCCTCTTTGCCAGCTCCCACTTGCACTCACCTGCAGATTCTCTCCCCACTGTGCCTTGCCCTCCAGCAGTGCATCCAGGACAGCCCTGCTGGGCTCTCCATTGGCAGGGTCATTCCCACTGACCACATAGTAAGCTGCCCGCACACGGCGGAAGAAGTCAAGGTCAGCAGTTTTGCCACTGCAATGATTGGGGATGTACGCAAGGTCCACGTACACTGGAGGGCCAGAGCCGCCCTTCTGGCCCGTGGCAGCTGTAGGTAAAGAAATGTCAGAATTTGGTTCTAACGAAGAGGAGCAAGAGCAGGGCccacctctcccttctcactcacTCCACATCTGCTATCCCACCACCTTCTTTCACGCAGCAAactctctttttgtctttgctACTTACTTGAACCAGTCTTGAGCCCATTGACCAGTCCTTTGGTCAGAATGTTGTGTCCGTCCTTTTCTTCTGATGGTACCTGGCCTGAAGTGGCGCGGGGCCGAGGTGGGACTCGGGAGGTGCGTTCAGTGGGGCCCTTCCCAGGAGTGGGAGAGCGTTTGCCCCGAAGATCCAGACGCCTGGCAGGGGAGGCTGGCTTGGCCCTACCTAGGGCCCTTCGCCCACTCcgccccttctccttctccttctcccgaAGCCGCTCAGCCCGCCCTGCCTCTGTACTTAGACCCTCAGGGTCAGCCATGCACACGTCAGGGCGTGGAGGGGGTGGGTGAGGGTCAGGTTGGGGAGCTGGGGGTGGGTCATGGACAGGGCGGGGATGGTGTGCCCCACTGACTCCCCCAGCTTTGTCCACGGGTAGGAAGTCACCATCTTCATCTGAGTCCAGCGCTGCCTCAGCTGTGATGGAGGGACACTCCTCAGTCTCTGGGGGGACATCTGAGTCTGACTGTGAGGAACCCGAATCACTAGCAGAAGTGGGAGGTGTCTCATCAGCCACAGGGCCTGGCCCCCCCACGCCTCCTGGCCCCCCCACCCTGCGTCGTCCCCCTCGCCCAACTAACCGTGCCTCTTCTGTGGACAGATCACTATCATCAATGGCCCTGGGAAGGGAGGGGttgagaaaagatggggacagtTCTCCACAGCCAGGCCAAGACTCAGCAGCACATCCTTGAGGCCCAGATTCTGGCTCAGGGGAGGCACTGCTAGGCCTGCTCCTCATGGATCCTCCTGGACACAAGGGTCGTTCTGGAGTTAGCAGTGTGGCTGGCCGGGCGCACTTCTCTGCTCCTTCGGGCCAGCCTCCACATTCCCAGTCTGGGCGAAGCTCGGCTTTCTCTTCAACTTCTTTGGCTGTGGGGAGCCCTGGGGGACTGGGGCTGGCCTCAGTAGGGCCATTAGCTGCACAATCCCTGGATGGGCTTGAGCAGGATCCCAGTGCTTTGGTGACTGCTCCAGAGCACTCCAGACGGCAGGGCAAGGTGCCATCATCAATGTCCCCAGGCAGgctgggggcaggggcagggctcaGTGGGGCTGGAGGGGCAGGGCTCAGTGTGGCTGGAGGGGCAGGGCTCAGTGTGGCTGGAGGGGCAGGGCTCAGGGTGGCTGGAGGGGCTGGGCTCAGTGCGGTTAGGTCCCAGAGACTTCtgcctcctggttctgcttctgttTCCATTTCCCCGGCTGCCAAGCTTAGGGGGAAGCTCTCAGCCACACTGGTGATGACGGGAGTGGTGGCCTCAGATGAGGAGCCCTCCGAAAGGGCCGGTGAAGCAGGCCGGGGCAAATTGgacaggagaggagccccaggagaggTGGGGGATGGAAGCTGGGGTAGTGAGGAGTCTAGGCTAGGTGCCTTGGTCACTTCCAGGTACTCATCATGCCGTGCCCTTGTTGGGGGTCCTGGGGCCAGAGCTAGCGCACGATCCCCAGAGAAGGCAAGGGAGCCACAGGGTGCCGATCGAGGCTCAGCTGGGGAGGGCAACTGTGGGGCAGATGGCTGCAATGAAGAGAAACCAAAGGCTGAGGCGGGAAAGTCCAGGCTAGGCCGTGCTGGGGCAGGGGGTGAGCCTGAAGAAGTACTACTAGGCACCTCAGAGCCAGCCTTGGGGACAGAAGGCTCAGCAGGGGTAGGGGAGGGGGGACTTAAGGGCCGGGCTTCCTTCTCTGATGGCTCTCGAGcccccttctccagctcagagTCACTGGCATGTTCATCCCAACATTCTGCCTGTCCTCTACTTGACTCCTTTGGGGACAGGGTTACCCCTTCTGGTCTGCAGCTCAGGATGTTTCCATCAGGAAGGGGACTAAGGGCTTTGCTCGGAGCAGCAGCTCGGGGAGGCACAGCTGGAGGGATGGGACTGGGCTCCAGACCCTGCTCATGCTCGATTTCCTGCCTCAGTGCACCCTGTCCAGGAAATGTTGCATAGTGGAAGGCTATGTCTGCACTCCGGTCTTTAGGAGAGACTGGAGATGACAGCTCCTTTTCTGCAGGGGTATGCCGGCCAGCTGCCTCTTCCTTGGCTGAGATTCGGGGGGGCCAGTCCCCCACTGCACCCAGTGGGGGCTCCCTGGTTGGACAAGCGGAACTGAAGCCAGACAGAAGCACCTGCTCATAGATATCTGCATACTGAAAGCTCCTGTCCTCAGGGTACGGAGTGGGCTCCCTCTGCTCTGGTTCTGTGGGTTCAGACTCCTGGGCTTTGGAGCTCTCCCTGGCTTCGGAAACCTCTGAGCTTGGAGGGGCTCTGTCAGAAGTCCCATCCTCCTTtccaccttctccctctccttcaatCTTTCGATAGTCTTTTCCGAGGGGTGAATATGGCCCTCCTTCCAACTCTGCAGCTCCCTCCTGCACTGCAGCTACCACACTATCATACTCAGCCATACCCCAAGAGAAAGGGGCAGGAGGGTGTGGTTCTGGGGCAGGCGTGGGGGGGACTGGAGCAGGGGAAAGAGGTGCTGGGGGGACTGGCCGGTCTTTGGGGACCCATGGGGGGATCTCAGCCAGCCAGGAAGGTGTAGTAGGTTCTTTATGAGTGATGGGCATGGGTTTGGGCTCTGGGACTGAAGAAGCCACAGCACGATCCAGGCCTGAGCAACCCATCTGCCCAGCTAGCTCAGGTGGGGAAGCTGGAGGGGAAATGATCTCAAAAGGGGAGCGAGTTACCCTCTCCTCCTTTGGTGGAAGTCCAGTAGGGGACTCTGAGAGCCAGCGCTCCATCTCCAGCTCACCCTGTGGTGATGCCTCCTGGAAACTCTTATAATCTGGGATCCAGGGGCTCCTGGGTGTGTGATCCAGAGGGAGCACCTCTTGCTCATCATCGGCTCCCTCATCTAAGAAAGTGCTCTCCCGCTCCTCACTGTACCGGGGTCGGGCCCCTTGACCTGGGGCCCTGTCCAGTTCATGTGGGAACCAGACCTTCCTGTCACAACTCAGCTCCCTCCAGTATGTCTCCTCATCCGCCGCCTTGTCCTCTGGTTCTTGCCAGCGCCTGTCTTCTTCCCACCTTGGAGCAGGTTCTTTCTGCTCTCCAGCAGGAGGCTCCCTGGTTGGGGCCGGGCCCTGCCATTCCCTGCTCACACCTTCCTGTTCCCTCCAGCATTTCTCCTCTTGCTCTTCGGACTTGTATTCCCAGATAGAGGCCTTGGTCTTCTCTAGGGTTTCATCCTCCAAAGTCTCCTCTTTCTGCTCCAGGGCCTTGTCTTTCTCTGCTAGAACCCCATTTTCTTCCTGTGTTTTCACCTGCTCTGGGGCCTTGTCTGGTGATTCATCCCCCTGCTTTAGGACTTTGTCTTCTGGGACCTCGTCCTTTTCTTTTGGGGCTCTGTCCTCCCCCCCTGGGATCTTTTGCTCTAAGTCCCTGTCTCCTTCCAAGGCTCTGTCCTCCTCTTTCAGGATCTTGGCCTTCTCCTGGGCCTTAAGCTCCTCCAGGTCCCTGCTCTTTTCTACCAGGGCCTCATCCTTTTCCTCCAGGAACTTGCCCTTCTCTTTAAAGGTCTCATACTGCTCCAGAGCCTCATCCTTTGGTTCTGGGGATTTTCTCTTCTGCTCCAGGGTCTTATCATGCTGCCCTAGGGCCTCACCTTCCCACCCTGGGGCTGTGTCTTTCACAACTGGGCTCTGAGGGAGCTTAGGGCCTTTAGTGAGAGAGCTGTCCAGGATCATAGTGTCCTGCCCAGGGTCTGGGGTCATTTCGGGAGAAAGTTTCAAGTCTCTTGGTACCTCAGCTTGAGAGGAGCCACTGGCAGATGTCTCTCTACTGGGGCTGTCATCTGTGACATGGATCTGAGCGGTGAGTGCTGGGGATGTTTCTGTGAGAGGAAGCCCTGTGGCTGGATGGTCAGATGCAGGGGCCAGGTGGTGAATGGTGTGCTCAGTCAGGGCTTGAGGTGCTCTGTCCTCCTTTTCTTGACTCAGATCCCCAAACTGGAGAGTACCTAGACTGTCTGGTGACAGTTGTTTGGAGGAGATGTCTAGAGAGGTCTCCTTGCTAGGACTCTCTTCTGAGAGAGAAAGGGACCTGGTATCCTCAGGGGAGACTTCTGGCCAGTGGTCCTTGGGTAGGTCATGTTCTGCTAAGCCTTGGGGAGACTGTGAAGCAGGTCCTTTGCTGGCAGAGTCTGGGGAGACTGCCTTGGGTATTGAAAGAGACTCAGCATCTTCTGGTGAGGGAATTCTGCTAGAAACCTGGGGTGGTtcatctttttggatcctgtctGCCTCTTGGAGTGAAGCCCCCAGATCTCTAGGAAGGGTTTCTGCACTAGGAATCAGGGCTGGGCTCTCTGGAGCCTCCACAGTCTCTAAGATGGCAGCTTTGTCCTGTTCTGGCATCTCTGGGATTCTGCTCACAGCCGTTTCTTGGGTGACAGGACTCTCAAGAGCTGAGGTgtgctccttctccttttctggttctgtttctaCTGTTTCTGATTTGGGCTTTTCCTTAGAACTGTCCTCCTTGCCAACTCCTGGTGTGCGACCAACCTCTCCCCAGGAAACTGCTTCATCGAAGTCCTGAGGCTCAGCCTTATCCTCCACTGGGGACTGGTGGAATGGTGTGTGGGCAGCACTGGGTGGGCCGGATGGGGGAGGTGATGCCATCTTGACTGTACTGTCATCAGGACTGAAGCAGCGCTCCTCTGGTTCCCCAAGAATTGGTTCCCCTGAGTGGAGAGTGGATCCAGGAGTGTCAAAGAGTGGGGACTCATAATGATCCTGCAGTTTCTGCGACAGCTCCACACTAGgagtctcttctccctcctcctcttctgcaGCTCCTTCTCCAGGCAAGCCTTTTCCTGggacttctcccttcctctccatctcaCTGGGCACTGGGAAATCCTCACAGGGTGGAGACTTGAAGCCTTTGTCTTCCTCCagggaggaggtgggagagaTGGTACCAGCAGATGGTACATAGTCTAGGCCCTGAGTAGCTTCAGTGCGAGAGGAAGGGATGCTAGTGACCGTGTCCAGCAGCAAGGAACTCTTGCCTGTCTCTTCAGTCTGGGGAGCTGTGAGTGAGGCTACTGACTGGTCTTCAGCCACTGACGTGGCAAAGGAAGACAGTTTGTCACACTCAGTGATAGAAGTGGCTGAGGACACGTGTTCTTCTTCAGCCAAGGGGGCAGACACCATGTTAGGAGGGTAAGTGAGGAGTTCTGTCTCTGGGGGCCCATAGCCCTTGGCAGGGGTAGAAGGTACAGTACTATCAATGGGCTGGCTAGTCTCAAAGGAGCTGGGAGCCTCGGGTCCTGAGAGGTCATAGGTACCTGGAGGAAACCTGGATGGGGCAGGGCGCTCCTCAGGCTCATCATGAATCTCTTCATCTGAGATGGTCTGCTCTGTTTCTGAGTAGCCAGGGATGGTTTCATCCTGTATATAGGAGACATGCTCTGTGGCTCCTGCTGGAGTAGCTAGGCTGCTGAGGAATGAGGAGGTCTCCTTCTCAGGGGCCTTACCCTGGGGCCCCAGTTCCCGACCCCCAAGGGCCTCCCTGCCCTGTGAGGTGACCTTCAAGGATTCCTGCATGTGGTGCTTTGGGTAGAAACCCTCAGCCTttgtctcctcctcttcttcctcctctccatctgATGGATGTACTTCTTCCATCTCTTCTAGCTCAGCTTTTTCAATGACGTCCTCCTTTGTCTCTGGTTCGCTCTCCTCTCTGGCGTCTGTTCCTTCTAGAAACCTCTCAGCTTCTCTTTGCTTCCCGTCCTGGCCCTCCTCAGTGTCTTCACCCTCCTCTTTTTTGGTCCAAGAACTGGCGCTCCCAGCAATGCAGGTAGGTCCTTCGGGGGTTTCTGGGGcagcctctttctctcctttcacagcCTCGAGCTGATCCGGACCTGGGCCAGAAGGTGCAGCATCCAAACTGGCCATGCTGGGAAGCCCTTCTTCCCTGGTTTCAGGAGGCTGTGGTCTCACTTCCAGGTCACTGTCCTTGTGCTCGAGCAAAACACTCTCTTCACGCTTCATCTCCTCAAAGTCCCTGGTGAGGTCTTCCGGTGAGGATAAGACCAGCTCTCTCGGCGCAGTGACTACTGGTGGTGGTGCTGGAGGGGTCCGGGGTTCCAGGGAGACCTCCTTCT includes:
- the MAP1A gene encoding microtubule-associated protein 1A isoform X2, giving the protein METEAGPGRPAGVAMETAPGLGLCSPGARLVQSPGEVPREAGVAAARWDPRKHSLLIVIGDIGTESQLRAVRVHLEQGILSWNIDLSACNLNQQLRLFITRHLAHFSSEVKGQRTLCHQSETLETVILVNPNAGSISSEVYSLLSSPSAHKLLILSGQSSEPGGDLILQSGTYSYQNFAQVLHNPEVAQLLSNRDPSIQAFLTVSCLGEGDWSRLGQYSSQETLHLRLNPEPTLPTMDGVAEFAEYVSETVDVPSPFDLLEPPTSGGFLKLSKPCCYIFPGGRGDSALFAVNGFNILVDGGSDRKSCFWKLVRHLDRIDSVLLTHIGADNLPGINGLLQRKVAEQEEEQSQGSSSYSDWVKNLISPELGVVFFNVPDKLRLPDAARKAKRSIEEACLTLQHLNRLGIQAEPLYRVVSNTIEPLTLFHKMGVGRLDMYVLNPVKDSKEMQFLMQKWAGNSKAKTGIVLANGKEGEISVPYLTSITALVVWLPASPTEKIVRVLFPGNAPQNKILEGLEKLRHLDFLRYPVATQKDLASGSVPANLKPSKIKQRADSRESLKASAKPAVGKLAKREEVPEEGVKEARSELAKELAKSEKKAKEPPEKPPEKAAKTERVRTESSEVLKAEKRKLIKDKTGKKHLKEKVSKLEEKKDKEKKEIKKERKEIKKEEGKKEEKKDTKKEDKKKDAKPEPKKFSKPDLKPFTPEVRKTLYKAKVPGRVKTEKSRAVREKEVSLEPRTPPAPPPVVTAPRELVLSSPEDLTRDFEEMKREESVLLEHKDSDLEVRPQPPETREEGLPSMASLDAAPSGPGPDQLEAVKGEKEAAPETPEGPTCIAGSASSWTKKEEGEDTEEGQDGKQREAERFLEGTDAREESEPETKEDVIEKAELEEMEEVHPSDGEEEEEEETKAEGFYPKHHMQESLKVTSQGREALGGRELGPQGKAPEKETSSFLSSLATPAGATEHVSYIQDETIPGYSETEQTISDEEIHDEPEERPAPSRFPPGTYDLSGPEAPSSFETSQPIDSTVPSTPAKGYGPPETELLTYPPNMVSAPLAEEEHVSSATSITECDKLSSFATSVAEDQSVASLTAPQTEETGKSSLLLDTVTSIPSSRTEATQGLDYVPSAGTISPTSSLEEDKGFKSPPCEDFPVPSEMERKGEVPGKGLPGEGAAEEEEGEETPSVELSQKLQDHYESPLFDTPGSTLHSGEPILGEPEERCFSPDDSTVKMASPPPSGPPSAAHTPFHQSPVEDKAEPQDFDEAVSWGEVGRTPGVGKEDSSKEKPKSETVETEPEKEKEHTSALESPVTQETAVSRIPEMPEQDKAAILETVEAPESPALIPSAETLPRDLGASLQEADRIQKDEPPQVSSRIPSPEDAESLSIPKAVSPDSASKGPASQSPQGLAEHDLPKDHWPEVSPEDTRSLSLSEESPSKETSLDISSKQLSPDSLGTLQFGDLSQEKEDRAPQALTEHTIHHLAPASDHPATGLPLTETSPALTAQIHVTDDSPSRETSASGSSQAEVPRDLKLSPEMTPDPGQDTMILDSSLTKGPKLPQSPVVKDTAPGWEGEALGQHDKTLEQKRKSPEPKDEALEQYETFKEKGKFLEEKDEALVEKSRDLEELKAQEKAKILKEEDRALEGDRDLEQKIPGGEDRAPKEKDEVPEDKVLKQGDESPDKAPEQVKTQEENGVLAEKDKALEQKEETLEDETLEKTKASIWEYKSEEQEEKCWREQEGVSREWQGPAPTREPPAGEQKEPAPRWEEDRRWQEPEDKAADEETYWRELSCDRKVWFPHELDRAPGQGARPRYSEERESTFLDEGADDEQEVLPLDHTPRSPWIPDYKSFQEASPQGELEMERWLSESPTGLPPKEERVTRSPFEIISPPASPPELAGQMGCSGLDRAVASSVPEPKPMPITHKEPTTPSWLAEIPPWVPKDRPVPPAPLSPAPVPPTPAPEPHPPAPFSWGMAEYDSVVAAVQEGAAELEGGPYSPLGKDYRKIEGEGEGGKEDGTSDRAPPSSEVSEARESSKAQESEPTEPEQREPTPYPEDRSFQYADIYEQVLLSGFSSACPTREPPLGAVGDWPPRISAKEEAAGRHTPAEKELSSPVSPKDRSADIAFHYATFPGQGALRQEIEHEQGLEPSPIPPAVPPRAAAPSKALSPLPDGNILSCRPEGVTLSPKESSRGQAECWDEHASDSELEKGAREPSEKEARPLSPPSPTPAEPSVPKAGSEVPSSTSSGSPPAPARPSLDFPASAFGFSSLQPSAPQLPSPAEPRSAPCGSLAFSGDRALALAPGPPTRARHDEYLEVTKAPSLDSSLPQLPSPTSPGAPLLSNLPRPASPALSEGSSSEATTPVITSVAESFPLSLAAGEMETEAEPGGRSLWDLTALSPAPPATLSPAPPATLSPAPPATLSPAPPAPLSPAPAPSLPGDIDDGTLPCRLECSGAVTKALGSCSSPSRDCAANGPTEASPSPPGLPTAKEVEEKAELRPDWECGGWPEGAEKCARPATLLTPERPLCPGGSMRSRPSSASPEPESGPQGCAAESWPGCGELSPSFLNPSLPRAIDDSDLSTEEARDSGSSQSDSDVPPETEECPSITAEAALDSDEDGDFLPVDKAGGVSGAHHPRPVHDPPPAPQPDPHPPPPRPDVCMADPEGLSTEAGRAERLREKEKEKGRSGRRALGRAKPASPARRLDLRGKRSPTPGKGPTERTSRVPPRPRATSGQVPSEEKDGHNILTKGLVNGLKTGSTATGQKGGSGPPVYVDLAYIPNHCSGKTADLDFFRRVRAAYYVVSGNDPANGEPSRAVLDALLEGKAQWGENLQVTLIPTHDTEVTREWYQQTHEQQQQLNVLVLASSSTVVMQDESFPACKIEF